TTTTGTTAAACATGAGTTGCAGTAGCCTTTTTTTTATACTATAGGATTTGTTGAAGAACTCAAAAAACATGTCCAATTAGAGGATATGCTTTGATAAATGTGATAATAAATTTCATGATAATTGAGGCTACGAGCCTTAATCGCACTTGTTATTTTATCTATAGAATCTATATCGAAACACTCGATGAGTGCATTGACAGCATTAATGCTGCCTTGTTCTACTGCAAGGTCCAGTGCTGATTTATTTTGATAATCAAGAGCCGATGGGTTTTGATTATCAAGCTTTGCAAGCTTTGCAATGATTGCAGGATTATTGTTGTAAGCTGCTTGCATGAGTGGAGTTCTTCCAAAGATATCAGGGGTATTGATATCAACTCCCGGTGCTTCAAGTAATTGCAAAACAATATTGTCCTGTTTTGAATGCAAACCAGATATGATAGCGGATACTCCTTCATTACTAATAAGCCAATTTGGATGTACGCCAAGAGCTAAGAGGGCTTTGACCATATCGGGTTTATTGTTGTGAAGAGCAAATTTCATCTGTTGAATGCAATTGAACCAACTTCTTCCGTAAATAGCCAGCGAAAGCAATCGAATAGCATCTATCTCAATAATGGTGAGTCCTGCTAGATGGGCACAATTTATAAGTTGAATGAGGTTATTTCCATACAAAGGATTGCAGAAGAGTAGCTGAATGGTGTTTGCAGTGGTTTTGTCGCATTGAGCAAGAAGGTCATAGATCTTTTTATAAAAAAAATTTGCGTCATATAAAATTGGAAATTGAGCGCTTCCAATAGCATTTCTCAAATATATTACATAATTATGAACATATTCATCCGATAAAAGCGCTCTGCAAAAATCTCTGGGATGAGTTATTGATGGCTGTTGGTATTGAAAAGAGTAGCTAATATAGGGTGGATAAAATTGTTGAATACTGGAGCTGTTGGGTGTTGCTGGAGCCGTAGAGCTATCCATATCCATAGCATAGAGTGTGCAAGAAAAAATCGATAATGGTATGAGAGCTGCAAT
The Candidatus Dependentiae bacterium genome window above contains:
- a CDS encoding ankyrin repeat domain-containing protein; the encoded protein is MKPVKLQLIAALIPLSIFSCTLYAMDMDSSTAPATPNSSSIQQFYPPYISYSFQYQQPSITHPRDFCRALLSDEYVHNYVIYLRNAIGSAQFPILYDANFFYKKIYDLLAQCDKTTANTIQLLFCNPLYGNNLIQLINCAHLAGLTIIEIDAIRLLSLAIYGRSWFNCIQQMKFALHNNKPDMVKALLALGVHPNWLISNEGVSAIISGLHSKQDNIVLQLLEAPGVDINTPDIFGRTPLMQAAYNNNPAIIAKLAKLDNQNPSALDYQNKSALDLAVEQGSINAVNALIECFDIDSIDKITSAIKARSLNYHEIYYHIYQSISSNWTCFLSSSTNPIV